The following proteins come from a genomic window of Aequorivita marisscotiae:
- the glyA gene encoding serine hydroxymethyltransferase — MKRDAQIFELIEDEKQRQLNGLELIASENFVSDQVMEAAGSVLTNKYAEGYPGKRYYGGCEVVDEVEQIAIDRAKALFGAEYANVQPHSGSQANTAVFAACLKPGDKFLGFDLSHGGHLTHGSPVNFSGRLYTPVFYGVDKETGRIDYDKVEEIAIKEKPKMIIAGASAYSREIDYKRFREIADKVGAILFADIAHPAGLIAKGILSDPMPHCHVVSTTTHKTLRGPRGGLILMGKDFDNPFGIKLKNGNLRKMSSLLDSAIFPGNQGGPLEHIIAAKAIAFGEALTDDFLHYMVQVKKNAAVMAQHFVEKGYGVISGGTDNHMMLIDLRNKNISGKEAEEALGKADITVNKNMVPFDDKSPFVTSGIRIGTAAVTTRGLVEKDMEKIVDLIDEVIMNREDNAKLENIAEKVNEMMSGLPLFKQ; from the coding sequence ATGAAAAGAGACGCACAAATTTTTGAATTAATAGAAGACGAAAAACAACGCCAACTCAACGGATTGGAGCTAATAGCTTCAGAAAATTTTGTAAGCGACCAAGTTATGGAAGCGGCGGGTTCTGTTTTAACAAATAAATATGCCGAAGGCTATCCCGGCAAACGCTATTACGGCGGTTGCGAAGTGGTAGACGAGGTGGAACAAATAGCCATTGACCGCGCAAAAGCCTTGTTTGGCGCCGAATACGCAAACGTACAACCGCACAGTGGTTCGCAGGCAAACACAGCGGTTTTTGCTGCTTGCCTAAAACCGGGCGATAAATTTTTAGGATTCGATCTTTCGCATGGTGGGCACTTAACCCACGGGTCGCCAGTAAACTTTTCTGGCAGGCTTTACACCCCGGTATTTTATGGAGTTGATAAAGAAACCGGAAGAATTGACTACGATAAAGTAGAAGAAATAGCCATAAAGGAAAAACCTAAAATGATTATTGCCGGAGCTTCGGCCTATTCGCGTGAAATAGATTATAAACGTTTTCGTGAAATTGCCGATAAGGTTGGTGCAATTCTGTTTGCAGATATCGCCCATCCTGCTGGCTTGATAGCAAAAGGAATCTTAAGCGACCCAATGCCGCATTGCCACGTTGTTTCAACTACTACTCACAAAACCTTACGTGGCCCGCGTGGTGGATTGATTTTAATGGGTAAAGATTTTGACAATCCGTTTGGTATAAAACTCAAAAACGGCAACCTTCGTAAAATGAGTAGCCTGTTAGACAGTGCGATCTTTCCAGGTAACCAAGGTGGCCCGTTGGAGCATATTATTGCAGCAAAGGCAATAGCATTTGGTGAAGCATTAACAGATGATTTTCTTCATTATATGGTGCAAGTGAAAAAAAACGCAGCCGTAATGGCACAGCATTTTGTTGAAAAAGGATACGGTGTTATTTCTGGCGGAACTGATAACCATATGATGCTTATTGACCTTCGCAACAAAAATATTTCGGGAAAAGAAGCCGAGGAAGCTTTAGGAAAAGCAGATATTACGGTAAACAAAAATATGGTGCCTTTTGATGATAAATCGCCTTTCGTTACCAGCGGAATCCGTATTGGGACGGCTGCTGTTACTACGCGGGGTTTAGTTGAAAAGGATATGGAAAAAATAGTGGATTTAATAGACGAAGTAATTATGAATCGTGAAGACAATGCAAAATTAGAAAACATTGCCGAAAAGGTAAATGAAATGATGTCTGGCTTACCATTGTTTAAACAGTAA
- the fahA gene encoding fumarylacetoacetase, which translates to MPITANDPKRKTWLDTVPDTDFPIQNIPFGVFLTRDDIVTIGTRIGDYAIDLGALHQLGYFKGIELTDDIFLQDTLNDFISDGRKTWRLVRNRIADIFDKDNAQLRDNEDHRKHILFTLDEVEMQLPVQVGDYTDFYSSKEHATNVGTMFRGKENALMPNWLHIPVGYHGRSSSIIPSGINARRPWGQTMPEGATEPVFGPSKLVDFELEMAFITTDANVLGEPIPVDEAEDHIFGLVLFNDWSARDIQKWEYVPLGPFLAKNFASSISPWIVTLDALQPFKVAGPKPEMEQLPYLQYKGKKSYDINLEVYIAPENGEETKVAASNFKYMYWNMSQQLAHHTVNGCNVNSGDMMGSGTISGPTPDSYGSMLELTWRGAKPITLSDGTERKFINDHDTVIMRGYCKSDGVRIGFGECKTKLLPAIKQ; encoded by the coding sequence ATGCCAATTACAGCAAACGATCCAAAAAGAAAAACCTGGCTCGATACCGTGCCAGACACAGATTTTCCCATTCAAAATATACCTTTCGGTGTTTTTTTAACGCGCGATGACATTGTTACTATCGGAACCAGAATTGGCGATTACGCCATTGATCTAGGTGCCTTACACCAGTTAGGCTATTTTAAGGGAATTGAACTTACCGATGATATATTCCTTCAAGATACTTTAAATGATTTTATAAGCGACGGAAGAAAAACTTGGCGTTTGGTTCGAAACCGAATTGCAGATATTTTTGACAAAGACAATGCGCAATTACGCGATAACGAAGATCATAGAAAACACATTTTATTTACCTTGGACGAAGTTGAAATGCAACTTCCAGTACAGGTAGGTGATTATACCGATTTTTACTCGAGTAAAGAACACGCTACCAATGTGGGAACTATGTTTCGCGGAAAAGAAAACGCTTTAATGCCTAATTGGCTTCATATTCCGGTAGGATACCACGGGAGAAGCTCATCCATAATCCCAAGCGGAATCAATGCCCGCAGACCTTGGGGGCAAACCATGCCCGAAGGTGCTACCGAACCCGTGTTTGGACCTTCAAAACTTGTTGATTTTGAACTTGAAATGGCCTTTATAACAACCGATGCTAATGTACTGGGAGAACCAATTCCTGTAGATGAAGCTGAAGACCATATTTTTGGATTGGTACTGTTTAACGATTGGAGTGCGCGCGATATTCAAAAGTGGGAGTATGTGCCTCTCGGCCCATTCTTAGCGAAAAATTTTGCGTCGTCCATTTCTCCATGGATTGTAACCTTAGATGCCTTGCAGCCCTTTAAAGTTGCTGGCCCAAAACCCGAGATGGAACAACTGCCCTATCTTCAATACAAAGGCAAAAAAAGTTACGATATAAATCTGGAGGTCTACATTGCTCCAGAAAATGGAGAGGAAACAAAGGTTGCCGCTTCAAACTTTAAATATATGTATTGGAATATGAGCCAGCAATTAGCACATCACACCGTAAACGGGTGTAATGTAAACAGTGGCGATATGATGGGAAGCGGAACTATTTCGGGACCAACACCAGACTCATACGGTTCTATGCTTGAACTTACTTGGCGCGGTGCAAAACCTATTACCCTTTCAGACGGTACCGAAAGAAAATTTATTAACGACCACGATACTGTAATTATGCGTGGTTATTGTAAATCTGACGGTGTAAGAATAGGTTTTGGTGAATGTAAGACAAAACTATTACCTGCTATTAAGCAATAA